AAAGCTGCCCGTCACCGCTCAGCATCCGTCCAGGCCGCCCAGCAAGGCCGCTGGGTCGGCGGAGGCCGGCCGTTCGGGTACGACGCGGACGGGATGACGATCCGGCCCAACGAAGCGGCACTGATCCGGCAGGGCTTCGCAGACTTCCTCGCGGGGGAGTCGTTCGGTGAGATCGCTCGTCGGTGGGTAGCGGCCGGCTACAGGACGCCTCAGGGCAACGAATGGTCGCGCTATGCGGTACGTGACGTGCTGACGAACCCCCGGTACTGCGGGCTGCGACGACACGTACCTAACGACCAGCTCGGCGCGATGCGTAAGAATCCCGAACTGGGGATCGTCGGGCCGGCGCAATGGGCCGCGATCGTGGACGAACCGACGTGGCGCGCCGTGGCGCGGACAATGGCGAGTGACGACCGCCGGCGGGCTCCGGTCGCCGCCAAAGGCCTACTGACGGGGGTTGGGCTCTGCGGTGTCTGTGGGCAAACGGTGCAGCGCAGCGGCGCTAGTGTCGCTGCGCCGCAGTACCGATGCCGATCGCGTCAGCACGTCACGCGGCGCGCTGAACCAGTCGACCAGTATGTGTCTGCCGTGGCGGTGGCAAGACTGGCTGCTCCCGACGCCGGCAGTCTGTGGACGACCGACACTCCCGACGCTGCCGAGCTGATGGCGGAAGCGGATGCATTACGTCGGCGCCGCGACGACCTGGCCGAGCTCGTCGCTGACGGAGCGATGACCCCGGCGCAATTCAGGTCGGCGAATGAACGGGTGCTGACGAAGCTCGGTGA
Above is a window of Mycolicibacterium baixiangningiae DNA encoding:
- a CDS encoding recombinase family protein encodes the protein MRVALYLRQSQDRSGEQLGIDRQREDCLRLIAARGWTIAAEFVDNDVSALSRKPRPQFIAMMARVDAGEFDVIVARHMDRLLRRLAELESVLERCQSTSTTIVTAADGIDTGTDGGRTVARIMASIAQGEVERKAARHRSASVQAAQQGRWVGGGRPFGYDADGMTIRPNEAALIRQGFADFLAGESFGEIARRWVAAGYRTPQGNEWSRYAVRDVLTNPRYCGLRRHVPNDQLGAMRKNPELGIVGPAQWAAIVDEPTWRAVARTMASDDRRRAPVAAKGLLTGVGLCGVCGQTVQRSGASVAAPQYRCRSRQHVTRRAEPVDQYVSAVAVARLAAPDAGSLWTTDTPDAAELMAEADALRRRRDDLAELVADGAMTPAQFRSANERVLTKLGDVETRIAAFGRSSPLAIVAETDVEAAWAGLSVAQRRSVIDALMVPVLHLPGRGTRTFNPETVEIRWKG